A stretch of Pseudoclavibacter chungangensis DNA encodes these proteins:
- a CDS encoding sensor histidine kinase produces the protein MRAQVLLPLLVFGLLAVVSILVPIGEGIAVTRTQQLTLARSISMDQIASRAEAALASGESAALVDYLGRFHDTYGESILVVDDGGEVVAEVGDIALDDATRSLVMAATRSVPPRTLPTVYPWSGEQQLVAEPFATGSSGALGAVVLAVDLSTARADVTQRWVLVGLVGVLLLAVLLAASLAWTNWVLRPVRALDAAANALAEQRNPRLHPPTGPRELRRLSASFARMSRAVEEALEQQRGFVAEASHQLRNPLAAIRLRFDAGQVADDGFDAIAHDVDRLEHVVDRMLVLANAEHRATAEASAKGAGFAEGASHEHTTSAADLVGASVRRLAAGGIELRVAPSDPTRADLPRQDADIDDIAGPVESDTTADARAHAPISLACRRSDLEEIVEILLDNAREYAGEGARVTLDVRAEGPHAVLEIADDGPGLGPEDLAHLGTRFWRAPEHRSRPGTGLGLAIVGQLARANGGDVTYDRAVAGGLRVRVRFERIT, from the coding sequence GTGAGAGCGCAGGTGCTGCTCCCCCTGCTCGTGTTCGGGCTGCTCGCGGTCGTGTCGATCCTCGTCCCCATCGGGGAGGGCATCGCGGTCACCCGGACGCAGCAGCTCACGCTCGCGAGGTCCATCTCGATGGACCAGATCGCGAGTCGCGCCGAGGCGGCGCTCGCGAGTGGCGAGTCGGCGGCGCTCGTCGACTACCTCGGCCGGTTCCACGACACCTACGGGGAGTCGATCCTCGTCGTCGACGACGGCGGCGAGGTCGTCGCCGAGGTCGGTGACATCGCCCTCGACGACGCGACGCGGTCGCTCGTGATGGCCGCGACGCGTTCGGTGCCGCCCCGCACGCTCCCGACCGTCTACCCGTGGAGCGGCGAGCAGCAGCTCGTGGCCGAACCGTTCGCGACGGGCTCGAGCGGTGCGCTCGGCGCGGTCGTGCTCGCGGTCGACCTGTCGACGGCGCGAGCGGACGTCACCCAGCGCTGGGTGCTCGTCGGGCTCGTCGGCGTGCTGCTGCTCGCCGTCCTGCTCGCCGCCTCGCTCGCGTGGACGAACTGGGTCCTGCGGCCGGTCCGGGCGCTCGACGCTGCCGCGAACGCGCTCGCCGAACAGCGCAATCCGCGATTGCACCCGCCGACGGGCCCACGGGAGCTGCGGCGGCTGTCCGCGTCGTTCGCCCGCATGTCGAGGGCCGTGGAGGAGGCGCTCGAGCAGCAGCGCGGCTTCGTCGCGGAGGCATCGCACCAGCTCCGGAATCCGCTCGCGGCGATCCGGTTGCGCTTCGACGCGGGCCAGGTCGCGGACGACGGCTTCGACGCGATCGCCCACGACGTGGACCGGCTCGAGCACGTCGTCGACCGCATGCTCGTGCTCGCGAACGCGGAGCACCGCGCCACGGCGGAGGCGAGTGCGAAGGGCGCGGGATTCGCGGAGGGGGCCTCGCACGAGCACACGACCTCGGCGGCCGACCTCGTCGGCGCCTCGGTGCGACGGCTCGCCGCCGGCGGCATCGAGTTGCGTGTCGCGCCGAGCGATCCGACACGCGCCGACCTCCCCCGACAGGACGCGGACATCGATGACATCGCCGGCCCCGTCGAGTCGGACACGACCGCCGACGCGCGGGCCCACGCACCGATCTCGCTCGCGTGCCGTCGGAGCGATCTCGAGGAGATCGTCGAGATCCTGCTCGACAACGCGAGGGAGTACGCGGGCGAGGGCGCCCGTGTCACGCTCGATGTGCGCGCGGAGGGCCCGCACGCCGTCCTGGAGATCGCCGACGACGGGCCGGGGCTCGGTCCGGAGGACCTCGCACACCTCGGTACCCGATTCTGGCGGGCCCCGGAACACCGCTCGCGTCCCGGCACGGGGCTCGGCCTCGCGATCGTCGGCCAGCTCGCGCGCGCGAACGGTGGCGACGTCACCTACGACCGCGCGGTCGCCGGTGGCCTCCGGGTCCGTGTGCGATTCGAGCGGATCACGTGA
- the glmM gene encoding phosphoglucosamine mutase yields the protein MARLFGTDGVRGLANDHLTVELSVGLAQAAAIVLARETREHGRRPRAVVARDPRISGEFLAAAVSAGLASSGVDVLDAGVIPTPAAAFLTADIGADFGVMISASHNAAPDNGIKFFARGGRKLPDELEDEIELLLASPKLAPTGAGVGRISRFADAEDRYALHLLRTIPTKPDGTPALGGLRVVLDCANGAAAGVSPQVFTDAGAEVTVIGNEPDGLNINDGVGSTHLGRLRETVVALGADIGIAHDGDADRCLAVDADGNVVDGDQIMAIIAISMQQRGLLRENTLVATVMSNLGLKIAMRDAGITMHETKVGDRYVLAELNARGLALGGEQSGHVILTDYATTGDGILTGLHLASVMSDTGKTLRELADVMRVYPQVLINVRGVRKDDCADDEHVQAAVRRVVDTLGDTGRVLLRPSGTEPLVRVMVEAADHDSAQRYAEELADVVRESLAL from the coding sequence GTGGCCCGGCTCTTCGGAACGGACGGTGTACGCGGTCTCGCCAACGACCACCTCACGGTGGAACTGTCGGTGGGACTCGCGCAGGCAGCCGCCATCGTGCTCGCGCGTGAGACGCGCGAGCACGGGCGGCGTCCCCGGGCGGTGGTCGCCAGGGATCCCCGGATCTCGGGCGAGTTCCTCGCCGCCGCCGTTTCGGCCGGGCTCGCGTCGTCGGGCGTCGACGTCCTCGACGCCGGGGTCATCCCGACCCCTGCCGCGGCGTTCCTGACGGCCGACATCGGCGCCGACTTCGGCGTCATGATCTCGGCGTCGCACAACGCGGCCCCCGACAACGGGATCAAGTTCTTCGCCCGCGGCGGGCGCAAACTGCCGGACGAACTCGAAGACGAGATCGAACTCCTCCTCGCCTCGCCGAAGCTCGCGCCCACGGGCGCCGGCGTCGGCCGCATCTCCCGCTTCGCGGACGCCGAGGACCGCTACGCGCTGCACCTGCTGCGGACGATCCCGACGAAGCCCGACGGCACACCCGCACTCGGTGGCCTGCGCGTCGTGCTCGATTGCGCGAACGGTGCCGCCGCCGGCGTCTCGCCGCAGGTGTTCACCGACGCCGGCGCCGAGGTGACCGTCATCGGCAACGAGCCCGACGGCCTCAACATCAACGACGGTGTCGGATCGACGCACCTGGGCCGACTCCGCGAGACGGTCGTCGCGCTCGGCGCCGACATCGGCATCGCGCACGACGGCGACGCGGATCGCTGTCTCGCCGTCGACGCCGACGGGAACGTCGTCGACGGCGACCAGATCATGGCGATCATCGCGATCTCCATGCAGCAGCGCGGTCTGCTCCGCGAGAACACGCTCGTCGCGACGGTCATGTCGAACCTCGGCCTCAAGATCGCGATGCGCGATGCCGGCATCACGATGCACGAGACGAAGGTCGGCGACCGCTACGTGCTCGCGGAACTCAATGCGCGCGGCCTCGCCCTCGGCGGTGAGCAGTCCGGTCACGTCATCCTCACCGACTACGCGACGACGGGTGACGGCATCCTCACGGGCCTCCACCTCGCATCCGTCATGAGCGACACGGGCAAGACGCTGCGCGAGCTCGCCGACGTCATGCGCGTCTACCCGCAGGTGCTCATCAACGTCCGCGGCGTCCGCAAGGACGACTGCGCCGACGACGAGCACGTGCAGGCCGCCGTCCGGCGCGTCGTCGACACGCTCGGCGACACGGGGCGTGTGCTGCTGCGGCCGAGCGGCACCGAGCCCCTCGTGCGCGTCATGGTCGAGGCCGCCGACCACGATTCGGCCCAGCGCTATGCCGAGGAGCTCGCGGACGTCGTCCGCGAGAGCCTCGCGCTCTGA
- a CDS encoding MFS transporter has product MTTTTQQPGSLRRSVSNTLKGSAGNLVEWYDVYVYSVFASYFEFQFFSEEDENSTIYVWAIFAVTFLMRPIGAWFFGRFADRHGRRLALTISVSIMAGCSFLIAVTPSAEVLGIGAAVILIGCRLLQGFATGGEYGTSATYMSEAAIPGRRGFLSSFHYVTLVGGHVLAQLTLLVMVLTLSDDQISEWGWRVGFGIGGVAALVVFWLRRTMDESLTESALEAVKEGKSSESGSMRDLLVNNWRPLLLCFLVTMGGTVAFYTYSVSGPAIVKSSFAGDDVVAGTIINLIALTVLMLLQPVGGWLSDIVGRKTLLVFFGIGGVAYTWFIITFLPQQTNALSAFAILVGGFVILTGYTSINAVVKAELFPTHVRALGVGFGYALANSLFGGTAPLLYTAAKGTEQVPLFIVYVTIAIAASLVVYIFFLNNRGRNWLDDERAMRERGKGDAVGAEPVGSR; this is encoded by the coding sequence ATGACGACGACAACCCAGCAACCGGGCAGCCTGCGCCGCTCGGTCTCCAACACGCTCAAGGGCTCGGCGGGCAACCTCGTCGAGTGGTACGACGTCTACGTCTACTCCGTGTTCGCCTCCTACTTCGAGTTCCAGTTCTTCAGCGAGGAGGACGAGAACTCGACCATCTACGTGTGGGCCATCTTCGCCGTCACGTTCCTCATGCGCCCGATCGGCGCGTGGTTCTTCGGCCGCTTCGCCGACCGGCACGGGCGCCGGCTCGCCCTCACCATCTCGGTCTCGATCATGGCCGGCTGTTCGTTCCTCATCGCCGTCACGCCCTCGGCCGAGGTGCTCGGCATCGGTGCGGCCGTCATCCTCATCGGCTGCCGGCTGCTGCAGGGCTTCGCGACGGGCGGCGAGTACGGCACGAGCGCGACCTACATGTCCGAGGCCGCGATCCCCGGTCGCCGAGGCTTCCTCTCCTCGTTCCACTACGTCACGCTCGTCGGCGGTCACGTCCTCGCGCAACTGACGCTGCTCGTCATGGTGCTCACCCTGTCCGACGACCAGATCTCCGAGTGGGGCTGGCGCGTCGGCTTCGGCATCGGCGGCGTTGCGGCGCTCGTCGTGTTCTGGCTGCGGCGCACGATGGACGAGTCGCTCACCGAGTCCGCCCTCGAGGCCGTCAAGGAGGGCAAGTCGAGCGAGTCGGGATCCATGCGGGACCTGCTCGTCAACAACTGGCGCCCCCTGCTGCTGTGCTTCCTCGTCACGATGGGTGGCACCGTCGCGTTCTACACGTACTCGGTGTCGGGCCCGGCGATCGTCAAGAGCTCGTTCGCGGGCGACGACGTCGTCGCGGGCACGATCATCAACCTGATCGCACTCACGGTCCTCATGCTCCTGCAGCCCGTCGGCGGCTGGTTGTCCGACATCGTGGGCCGCAAGACGCTGCTCGTGTTCTTCGGCATCGGCGGCGTCGCCTACACGTGGTTCATCATCACGTTCCTGCCGCAGCAGACGAACGCCCTGTCGGCGTTCGCGATCCTCGTCGGGGGTTTCGTGATCCTCACGGGCTACACGTCGATCAACGCGGTCGTGAAGGCCGAGCTGTTCCCCACCCACGTCCGCGCCCTCGGTGTCGGCTTCGGCTACGCCCTCGCGAACTCCCTCTTCGGCGGGACGGCGCCGCTCCTCTACACGGCGGCGAAGGGAACCGAGCAGGTGCCCCTGTTCATCGTCTACGTGACGATCGCGATCGCCGCGTCGCTCGTCGTGTACATCTTCTTCCTCAACAACAGGGGACGGAACTGGCTCGACGACGAGAGGGCGATGCGCGAGCGCGGCAAGGGCGACGCGGTCGGAGCGGAACCCGTCGGGAGTCGCTGA
- a CDS encoding TAXI family TRAP transporter solute-binding subunit codes for MSVTRRTLLQGAAVLAALQLAGCAPRVGEDGIRMACGERGGTYLQFGELLDAAFSDRRPGGLTVLETEGSVENLELLRSGDAELAIVLADAAADDAREKVAIGRVYQNYLQCFTLADGHVRGVDDLRGRRVSVGAPRSGAALTAGRVFDALGLTEGPDPVQVEKLKLDDAVTALVSGELDAFVWSGGLPLPAVTEVRTESPVSLVDLTAALPALRDAHPGAYVAASVPPGAYGTPAAIPSIGISNYLLARADFPDDHATALVDVLIDDADRLVPTESLGVQFLTASNLVDTPPIALHPAARRRYRERYG; via the coding sequence GTGAGCGTCACGCGCCGGACTCTGCTGCAGGGCGCCGCCGTGCTCGCGGCGCTCCAGCTCGCGGGCTGCGCGCCCCGCGTGGGCGAGGACGGGATCCGCATGGCGTGCGGCGAACGCGGTGGCACGTACCTGCAGTTCGGGGAACTCCTCGACGCCGCGTTCTCGGACCGCCGCCCGGGTGGGCTCACGGTGCTCGAGACGGAGGGCAGCGTCGAGAACCTCGAGCTGTTGCGCTCGGGCGATGCGGAGCTCGCGATCGTGCTCGCCGACGCGGCGGCGGACGACGCGCGCGAGAAGGTCGCGATCGGTCGCGTGTACCAGAACTACCTGCAGTGCTTCACCCTCGCCGACGGCCACGTCCGCGGTGTCGACGATCTTCGCGGCCGTCGCGTCTCGGTGGGGGCCCCGCGCTCCGGCGCCGCGCTCACGGCGGGTCGCGTGTTCGACGCGCTCGGGTTGACCGAGGGGCCCGACCCGGTGCAGGTCGAGAAACTCAAGCTCGACGACGCCGTGACGGCACTCGTGTCGGGCGAGCTGGACGCCTTCGTGTGGTCGGGCGGCCTGCCCCTGCCCGCGGTGACGGAGGTGCGGACGGAATCGCCCGTGTCGCTCGTCGACCTCACGGCCGCGCTCCCCGCCCTCCGCGACGCGCATCCGGGCGCCTACGTCGCGGCGTCCGTCCCGCCCGGCGCGTACGGGACGCCCGCGGCGATCCCGTCGATCGGCATCTCGAACTACCTGCTCGCGCGGGCGGACTTCCCGGACGACCACGCGACGGCCCTCGTCGACGTGCTCATCGACGACGCCGACCGCCTCGTCCCGACGGAGTCGCTCGGCGTCCAGTTCCTCACGGCGTCGAACCTCGTCGACACGCCACCGATCGCGCTGCACCCCGCAGCGAGGCGCCGCTATCGCGAACGGTACGGCTGA
- the rpsI gene encoding 30S ribosomal protein S9: protein MATIAESTEQPQSYSTETPVSEAPEATPRNLSVPGAAVGRRKQAIARVRLVPGTGSITINGRDITDYFPNKLHQQLINDPFTLLELAGSYDVIARIQGGGPSGQAGALRLGIARALNEIDRENNRPELKKAGFLSRDARVKERKKAGLKKARKAPQYSKR from the coding sequence ATGGCGACCATCGCAGAGTCCACCGAGCAGCCGCAGAGCTACTCGACCGAAACCCCCGTGTCGGAGGCCCCCGAGGCCACGCCGCGCAACCTTTCCGTCCCCGGTGCGGCCGTCGGCCGTCGCAAGCAGGCCATCGCCCGCGTGCGTCTCGTCCCGGGCACCGGTTCGATCACGATCAACGGTCGTGACATCACGGACTACTTCCCCAACAAGCTGCACCAGCAGCTCATCAACGATCCGTTCACGCTCCTCGAGCTCGCGGGCAGCTACGACGTGATCGCCCGCATCCAGGGCGGTGGCCCCTCCGGCCAGGCCGGTGCACTGCGTCTCGGCATCGCTCGGGCGCTCAACGAGATCGACCGCGAGAACAACCGACCTGAGCTCAAGAAGGCCGGCTTCCTCTCGCGCGACGCTCGCGTCAAGGAGCGCAAGAAGGCCGGTCTCAAGAAGGCCCGCAAGGCGCCCCAGTACTCGAAGCGCTAA
- a CDS encoding response regulator transcription factor — protein sequence MRVLVAEDDASVSAALATVLERATHAVVRVSRGGDVLLRHHDIDVLLLDLGLEDLDGLEVLRRLRLVSEVPVIVVTARGDERSTVRALGLGADDYLVKPVRMHELLARIDAVARRRGTVTEVEHVALGPVRIDLPARRVTAGDDEIALTPTEFDLLAALARRSGRAVSKQELLDRVWGDAYAARSRSFDVHLAALRHKLPDLSITTIRGYGYRLETGA from the coding sequence ATGCGTGTGCTCGTCGCCGAGGATGACGCGTCGGTCTCGGCAGCCCTCGCGACCGTGCTCGAGCGTGCCACGCACGCCGTCGTGCGCGTGTCGCGCGGCGGTGACGTGCTCCTGCGGCACCACGACATCGACGTGCTGCTGCTCGATCTCGGCCTCGAGGACCTCGACGGCCTCGAGGTGCTCCGTCGATTGCGCCTCGTGAGCGAAGTCCCGGTCATCGTCGTCACCGCCCGCGGCGACGAACGTTCGACCGTGCGCGCGCTCGGTCTCGGGGCCGACGACTACCTCGTGAAGCCGGTCCGCATGCACGAGCTGCTCGCGCGGATCGATGCGGTCGCGCGGCGTCGCGGCACGGTCACCGAGGTCGAGCACGTGGCACTCGGGCCCGTGCGCATCGATCTGCCCGCGCGCCGCGTCACGGCCGGCGACGACGAGATCGCGCTCACGCCGACCGAGTTCGATCTGCTCGCGGCGCTCGCCCGCCGCTCCGGCCGGGCCGTGAGCAAACAGGAGCTGCTGGACCGCGTGTGGGGCGATGCCTACGCGGCGCGGTCCCGATCGTTCGACGTGCACCTCGCGGCGCTCCGGCACAAGTTGCCGGACCTGTCGATCACCACGATCCGGGGGTACGGCTACCGCTTGGAGACCGGCGCGTGA